The following DNA comes from Cellulophaga sp. HaHa_2_95.
TTAAAACGCTCGCATACAATTAGCATCGTTTCGGTAGGTTGTTCTCCGCTTTCTTCCATGGCATTTGCAAAGAAATCCCAGTGGGCTTTCTTCCATTTATTTAGCGCATCAATTTCTGTTCCCATATCCATCTGAGCGTAGTTTGAAGAAACTTTATTAAAAGGAATTGTATCTACTTTTGTAGTTTCGATGATGGCCTGAGGAATGCCTTCAAAATTTGTGACAATAATTTTTGTTCCTACCTCAGGCAATGGGGCCTTAGCTTCTTCATACCACAAATAGAGTCCAGAACCTGCCTTCTTTTTCCCATCTAAAATGAGCTTAGCTAACCGGTCTGCATCTTTTTTATTATCATGAAAAAAATAGGATTCTGGTTGTTCCTTTTGAACCTCAGGATGTGCTTTTTTGAAATTAGTCCACATACTTTCAACAGCGTTCTTAGTATCCGGATCATTTTTTGTTTCGCTTTTGCAGCATATCAACGTTAAAAATAAGAAGATACTAGTTAGTCTCATGGGATAAGGAATCTAGGTTAAAATGTACTTATACACTAAAAATAAGGTATTATTTTATTACACGTATTGTAGTGCATTTTTAATCGTCTTGAAAACATAGATTTTCTAACTGATCATGTATCACTTAGAACCCGTGATTATTTATGTTTATTTAATAGTCCAAAATCAAAGGGAGTCCACAAACAAGATTTTATACCACTTTCTTTAAAGCCAACATTTACCCAACTATTGCAAGTGCTAAAACAAGAATAGCTTCCTTTGGATTTGTAAAAATCATCTAAGGAAGAATAGCCTTCATTTTTCAACAGAATATTTGAACCATTGGTAGTTCTCGTAAAAGTTTGGTGTATATAGGTATTTAGTTTTTGTAATTCGGGGGCACTTACTTTTACTTCAACCCATTCAGTCCCTACTGCGCTATAACGTGTAACGTGAAGTAAGGTTGAACTTTTTAAAAATAGCGCTCTTAAGGCATTGGAAAAGGTTAAATCTCCCCAGGTAGGAGTGTTCACATAAAAATTTTCATCACCCCAACCAAAGGATACATACTGATCAGTATCTGTATACTTCAATTCTTTCAATAGTAGTGGGTCTAAATTTTCTTTAGGAATTACGAC
Coding sequences within:
- a CDS encoding ASCH domain-containing protein: MRLTSIFLFLTLICCKSETKNDPDTKNAVESMWTNFKKAHPEVQKEQPESYFFHDNKKDADRLAKLILDGKKKAGSGLYLWYEEAKAPLPEVGTKIIVTNFEGIPQAIIETTKVDTIPFNKVSSNYAQMDMGTEIDALNKWKKAHWDFFANAMEESGEQPTETMLIVCERFKTIWPEKK
- a CDS encoding DUF2459 domain-containing protein — encoded protein: MKIIKKALKWFLYFLLIPISYLLVSLLLASITINRKSATSGEEKSIYLSTNGVHLDVVIPKENLDPLLLKELKYTDTDQYVSFGWGDENFYVNTPTWGDLTFSNALRALFLKSSTLLHVTRYSAVGTEWVEVKVSAPELQKLNTYIHQTFTRTTNGSNILLKNEGYSSLDDFYKSKGSYSCFSTCNSWVNVGFKESGIKSCLWTPFDFGLLNKHK